A single genomic interval of Carassius gibelio isolate Cgi1373 ecotype wild population from Czech Republic chromosome A22, carGib1.2-hapl.c, whole genome shotgun sequence harbors:
- the LOC127943143 gene encoding nuclear receptor 2C2-associated protein-like, producing MAESLICNNTQSRVSSVLNRDVRQFGKKFMFDGNEETCWNSDQGESQWVCLEFPQPVKVCELRLQFQGGFSGKSCKLEGSAKEEDLKHIVDFYPEDDNCLQSFPVQDAASVQRLKIVFENSADFFGRIIVYTLEILGEKVL from the exons ATGGCAGAGTCATTGATTTGTAACAACACGCAAAGCAG GGTGAGTTCTGTGCTGAACAGGGATGTCAGACAGTTCGGAAAGAAGTTCATGTTTGATGGCAACGAGGAGACGTGCTGGAATTCTGACCAG ggtGAATCCCAGTGGGTTTGCTTGGAGTTTCCACAGCCTGTGAAAGTGTGCGAGCTCAGGCTACAGTTCCAAGGAGGGTTTTCAGGGAAATCTTGCAAATTAGAAG GTTCTGCAAAAGAAGAGGATCTCAAACATATTGTAGACTTCTATCCAGAAGACGACAACTGTCTACAA AGTTTTCCCGTTCAAGATGCCGCTTCGGTTCAGAGGCTGAAAATAGTGTTTGAAAACAGTGCCGACTTTTTTGGAAGAATAATTGTTTACACTTTGGAAATCCTGGGGGAAAAGGTTTTGTAA